The following are encoded together in the Cheilinus undulatus linkage group 3, ASM1832078v1, whole genome shotgun sequence genome:
- the thumpd3 gene encoding THUMP domain-containing protein 3 codes for MSSQAEGTAEQAPDTEGPSCFSSSENEATPGSVFTITIGATVPTGFEHTAAEEVNEKIGVDARISKDRGRIYFPITTDKLFQVHLLRSVDNLFVVVQEYDHYQFKESKEETLMELQQLASKLPWSNALEVWRLNRTFKKKKGYRKGGNGSKLKPSSATDVPVPDTEQQELAAESQMKMEGTPDVESGTQESEEAAPEAKVIKFRVTCNRAGDKHSFSSNEAARDFGGAVQEFFQWKADMTKFDIEVLLNIHNEEVVIGIALTEESLHRRNISHFGPTTLRSTLCYGMLRLCKPQASDIILDPMCGTGAIPLEGAIEFGSSFYIAGDNNDMAVNRTVNNISHIQKRRADKSSVPGLPIDTVRWDLCNLPMRTSSVDIIITDMPFGKRMGSRKKNWDLYPACLREMARVCRPGSGKAVLLTQDKKCFSKAISRMGGLWKKVLTVWVNVGGLHAGVYLLKRTGAVFGQTPEDVYESRGTVNTQGDEKDDKETS; via the exons ATGTCCTCGCAGGCTGAAGGGACTGCAGAGCAGGCCCCTGACACAGAAGGACCCTcctgtttttcctcctctgagaATGAAGCCACACCTGGGAGCGTCTTCACCATCACTATTGGAGCAACCGTGCCCACGGGGTTTGAGCACACTGCTGCTGAGGAGGTCAATGAGAAAATAGGGGTTGATGCACGTATCAGCAAAGATCGTGGTCGTATATACTTTCCCATAACCACTGACAAGCTTTTCCAG GTCCATCTTCTGAGGTCTGTGGACAACCTGTTTGTTGTGGTTCAGGAATATGATCATTACCAGTTCAAAGAATCAAAG GAGGAGACTCTGATGGAGTTGCAGCAACTTGCCTCTAAACTTCCCTGGTCTAATGCATTGGAGGTTTGGAGACTTAATCGCACcttcaaaaaaaagaaaggctaCAGGAAAGGAGGAAATGGCTCCAAATTAAAGCCCAGTAGTGCCACTGATGTGCCTGTGCCTGACACTGAGCAGCAAGAACTGGCAGCTGAAAGCCAGATGAAGATGGAGGGCACACCTGATGTGGAGAGTGGCACTCAGGAGTCTGAGGAGGCTGCACCTGAGGCAAAAGTCATTAAGTTTCGTGTGACGTGCAACAGGGCTGGAGACAAACACAGCTTCTCCTCTAATGAGGCAGCCAGAGACTTTGGTGGGGCTGTGCAAGAATTCTTCCAGTGGAAAGCAGACATGACAAAGTTTGACATAGAG GTGTTACTAAACATTCACAATGAAGAGGTTGTGATTGGCATCGCCCTCACAGAAGAGAGTCTTCACAGGAGGAACATCAGTCACTTTGGACCCACTACACTGCGCTCTACCCTGTGCTATGGCATGCTCAG ACTGTGCAAACCTCAGGCATCAGATATAATCCTTGATCCAATGTGTGGGACTGGAGCCATACCTTTGGAG GGGGCCATCGAGTTCGGCAGTTCATTCTACATTGCCGGCGACAACAACGACATGGCAGTGAACCGCACAGTCAATAATATTTCTCACATTCAAAAGCGGAGGGCAGACAAAAGCAG TGTCCCTGGATTACCTATTGACACGGTGCGTTGGGATCTGTGCAACTTACCCATGAGGACCAGCTCTGTTGACATAATCATCACTGACATGCCCTTTGGGAAGAG AATGGGCTCTAGGAAGAAGAACTGGGACCTCTACCCCGCCTGTTTGAGAGAAATGGCACGGGTGTGCAGACCAGGCTCAGGGAAGGCTGTGCTGTTGACACAGGACAAGAAGTGTTTTTCTAAG GCTATCTCGAGGATGGGAGGGCTGTGGAAGAAGGTGCTCACTGTTTGGGTCAACGTTGGAGGTTTACATGCTGGAGTGTA